In Eucalyptus grandis isolate ANBG69807.140 chromosome 4, ASM1654582v1, whole genome shotgun sequence, the following proteins share a genomic window:
- the LOC104440884 gene encoding probable cinnamyl alcohol dehydrogenase 1, with the protein MSSDQVMRRNCHAWAARDDSGLLSPYEFERRGVGSNDVSVKITHCGICYADVAYTRNKRKNSVYPVVPGHEIVGIVQEVGDNVSSFKVGDQAGVGTYLDSCRHCEYCDDGQEVYCSKGIAVTINGTYEDGTRTQGGYSSFIVVDERFCYKIPEKYPLALAAPLLCAGITVYSPMIQHKMNQPGKLVGVVGLGGLGHMAVKFAKAFGLNVTVFSTNMSKKNDALNLLKADRFVLSSDKEQMAAMAKSLDFIIDAASGDHPLDQYMSLLKIGGVLTLVGVPCEEIKLNPFSLLMGMRSISGSVVGGVKRTQEMIDFCAEKEIYPEIEVIPIQYANEALERLQKSDVKYRFVIDIENSLK; encoded by the exons ATGAGTTCAGACCAAGTTATGAGGAGGAACTGTCACGCATGGGCAGCAAGAGACGATTCGGGGCTTCTCTCTCCTTATGAATTTGAACGCAG AGGAGTCGGAAGCAACGACGTGTCAGTAAAGATCACTCATTGTGGCATTTGCTATGCCGACGTAGCTTATACCCGCAACAAGCGAAAGAACTCTGTTTACCCTGTGGTTCCCGG GCATGAGATCGTGGGGATTGTGCAAGAAGTAGGTGACAACGTTAGCAGTTTCAAGGTCGGAGACCAGGCGGGTGTTGGAACCTATCTTGACTCATGTAGACATTGCGAGTACTGTGATGATGGACAAGAAGTTTATTGCTCAAAGGGAATTGCAGTGACAATCAACGGCACTTATGAGGATGGTACCCGCACACAGGGAGGATATTCGAGCTTCATAGTTGTTGACGAGAG GTTTTGCTACAAGATACCTGAAAAGTATCCACTAGCTCTGGCAGCACCTTTGCTGTGTGCTGGAATCACGGTCTATAGTCCGATGATCCAGCACAAAATGAATCAACCGGGGAAATTAGTTGGCGTGGTTGGACTTGGTGGGCTTGGTCATATGGCTGTGAAGTTTGCTAAGGCTTTCGGACTGAATGTCACTGTTTTCAGCACAAATATGTCCAAGAAAAATGACGCCTTGAACTTGTTGAAAGCAGATAGATTTGTGCTTTCATCTGACAAGGAACAAATGGCT GCTATGGCTAAATCTCTGGACTTTATCATCGATGCGGCGTCCGGAGACCATCCACTTGATCAGTACATGTCCTTACTTAAGATAGGAGGAGTTTTAACTTTGGTAGGCGTTCCATGCGAGGAAATAAAACTCAACCCATTTAGTCTTCTCATGG GTATGAGGAGCATTTCTGGAAGTGTAGTAGGCGGTGTAAAGCGAACGCAAGAGATGATCGATTTTTGTGCTGAAAAAGAGATTTATCCAGAGATTGAAGTAATTCCAATCCAATATGCAAATGAAGCTCTTGAGAGGCTCCAAAAGAGTGATGTGAAGTACCGTTTCGTGATAGACATTGAGAACTCCTTAAAGTGA